The region cctgtgtgtgtgcacgggtggtgtgggtgtgtgggttcCCCAGCACAGACCTGGGCAGGGAGAGAGTCCGCCTGCTTCCTTTCTGAGCATCCCCggccccagggccctgtgctCTCCTGAAGGATGGGTGCGAGGCTCGGGCTCGGGGGCAGCACGTGTCTCCTGAGACGCCTATGGCTTCTCTGTCCTCCTGATTTTGGGTCCCGTCCCCGGCCCCGTAGTCTccactccctctccttcccaatgtcctcctcttcctcagtctATCTGTCCTTTTCCCACAGATTCCCAAGAACCAGTCTCCTTCCGAGTCATTAGAACCTCATCCCTCTACAACCGTTCCTGGACACAAAATCAAGGCTCAGTTTGGCTGGATGACGTGCAGATTCATGCCTGGGACAACAAGAATCGAACTTTCGTTTTCCGGTGGCCGTGGGCCCAGGGAGACTTAAGCAACGAAGAGCGGATGGAAGCAGATCAGTTATTCTattcaaactatattttttataatctggTTTTCCATGACCATGTCAGCCAATGGCAGCTTGAATGTGAGTTCAGGTACCTACGAGAAGGTGGGATGGAGGTGGCAGATGTATGTGTGTCTGTCCTTGGATCCTTCTTCCTCCAGGAAAGAGGCTCCATTGGCTTCTGAACCTCATGTGTCCCCATCACGAAGCTGAATCCCACCACTGTGGGCAGAGCGTGGAGCCAGACCCCGATTGTTGAAAAGCTTCCCatcttcttctgcttctgctcctctcATTGGCCACAGGCTGGGCTCTCCCGTCCCACTAGTTCTCCCACGACCACCCCTTTCCCTGGCCTCCAACCAGGCAGCTCTGGTCCTCGCTCTGTGACTGACTCCTTGATCTGTGTACTTTTCTCCCCATCCTATCCCAGCAGCGATGTCTGTTTATGTGACCCTGTCACCCCCTGTGCTCCCTTCACCCTCGGTTGTTTCTAGCCCAGCTCTCCTGCCAAGCCCTTCCCTTTTTTATGCCCACATCCTTCATGTTTCTCCTCCAACTTTTGCTCCTTCCTCTATTAATcagctcttcctctgcttccagcGACCACCACTTCCCCTTTGTGTGAGGCTCCCCTCAAACCAAACTGTGCTCCATTCCATTCAATCCCCTGaacttctccctctacttccaCCGTCCATGGCTTCCACTCACGtcatttcatctctttatttccCCCTGTCTTGTAACTCAGTCATTTTCCCCCAGATCCCTTTCAGGTACAGATGGAAATAGGCTGTGAGCTGCGCATTGGAGAACCTTTCTCAGGATTCATGAGGTATGCTTATCAAGGTGCAGACCTTATACATTTCCAGAACACGTCATGGAGGCCATCTCCAAAGGGAGGAAGTAGGGCTCAACAGGCCTCCAGCGTATTCAATCAATACCATGAAGACAATGAATTCACACATGAGCTCATCACTGGCTACTGTCCGCGTTATGTCTCGAGTCTTCTTGATGTGGGGAAGGCGGATCTCCAGCGACAAGGTCagtcctgctccctccctccaagCTTTCTGCATCCTGGGCTCAGAAATCTGCATGATGTGCTCAAATTCAGGGTAAGAGAGAgtcaggagggagagggggtgatGGTGATGGGCTTCAAGAGGTGGAAAGTTGTGTCTGTCTAACGTGATGTGAGCACCTCCCCTCAGTCTGTGAATCCCTGTCCTGTCTCTGCAGTGCGGCCCGAGGCCTGGCTGTCCGCtggccccagcccagggcctggccgtCTGCTGCTGGTGTGCCATGTCTCTGGCTTCTACCCCAAGCCTGTGTGGGTGATGTGGATGCGGGGTGAACAGGAGCAGCAGGGCACCCAGCGAGGTGACGTCCTGCCCCATGATGATGGGACATGGTACCTTCAGGTGTTCTTGGATGTGAAAGCCAAGGAGGCAGCTGGCCTGTCCTGCCGAGTGAGACACAGCAGTCTAGGAGGCCAGGACATGGTCCTCCACTGGGGTGAGGAAGATCTGGGGCCTGGCTGGGCAACATGGTAAATGGACATCCAtcagagctgggagcctgatgaaACTTTTGGGAATCTAGGGACTCTAGAGCAAAAAGAAGACAATTTTAGTAACTGAAGAAATGGAAGAGCTGAGGGTGAGG is a window of Vulpes lagopus strain Blue_001 chromosome 11, ASM1834538v1, whole genome shotgun sequence DNA encoding:
- the LOC121501315 gene encoding T-cell surface glycoprotein CD1a-like isoform X2, producing the protein MLFLQLVGLVVLLPEGDSEDDSQEPVSFRVIRTSSLYNRSWTQNQGSVWLDDVQIHAWDNKNRTFVFRWPWAQGDLSNEERMEADQLFYSNYIFYNLVFHDHVSQWQLEYPFQVQMEIGCELRIGEPFSGFMRYAYQGADLIHFQNTSWRPSPKGGSRAQQASSVFNQYHEDNEFTHELITGYCPRYVSSLLDVGKADLQRQVRPEAWLSAGPSPGPGRLLLVCHVSGFYPKPVWVMWMRGEQEQQGTQRGDVLPHDDGTWYLQVFLDVKAKEAAGLSCRVRHSSLGGQDMVLHWEQPHSVGLVFLVVIVPLVLLAGLVWWLWKRWKAHWRPQCTDFPSEQDLSRPGSSTYLNPAQH
- the LOC121501315 gene encoding T-cell surface glycoprotein CD1a-like isoform X1, with translation MLFLQLVGLVVLLPEGDSEDGESSGPAQWAHMYSQEPVSFRVIRTSSLYNRSWTQNQGSVWLDDVQIHAWDNKNRTFVFRWPWAQGDLSNEERMEADQLFYSNYIFYNLVFHDHVSQWQLEYPFQVQMEIGCELRIGEPFSGFMRYAYQGADLIHFQNTSWRPSPKGGSRAQQASSVFNQYHEDNEFTHELITGYCPRYVSSLLDVGKADLQRQVRPEAWLSAGPSPGPGRLLLVCHVSGFYPKPVWVMWMRGEQEQQGTQRGDVLPHDDGTWYLQVFLDVKAKEAAGLSCRVRHSSLGGQDMVLHWEQPHSVGLVFLVVIVPLVLLAGLVWWLWKRWKAHWRPQCTDFPSEQDLSRPGSSTYLNPAQH